In Polynucleobacter sp. TUM22923, one genomic interval encodes:
- a CDS encoding putative Na+/H+ antiporter: protein MNFTPTELGASIIFAIAVLHTFCASYFEALAKKSRRHAGLWHLLGEVEVVFGFWAAILIIFMWLANDLATAKRYASERNFTEPLFVFAIMVVAGTKPILHFATQILQQMGKGLQSLFRIQQAPALYFLTLSVTPLLGSLITEPAAMTLAAFLLRDLVYRHKCTTYLLFGTLGVLFVNISIGGTLTNFAAPPVLMVASTWGWSSAFMFANFGFEACIAIVINALAVTLLFQKQLIEPELNTKPVRIPVTITAIHLFFLVGIVGFAHDPVIFMWLLLFFIGFTAAYPKHQSPLILREALLVGFFLAGLVVLGALQGWWLQPILEKMSPTAVFYGSLALTAITDNAALTYLGSLVTGTSPEFKLALVGGAVAGGGLTVIANAPNPAGLAILRPYFPNAAVSAGLLFVAAVPPTIVAIMALRLL from the coding sequence ATGAACTTTACGCCTACAGAACTGGGTGCAAGCATTATTTTTGCTATTGCAGTCCTTCATACTTTTTGCGCCTCGTATTTCGAGGCCCTGGCGAAAAAATCTCGCCGACATGCCGGTTTATGGCATCTGCTCGGAGAGGTCGAAGTCGTATTTGGTTTTTGGGCTGCTATTTTGATTATCTTTATGTGGCTCGCGAATGATTTAGCCACTGCCAAAAGATATGCCAGTGAACGTAACTTCACTGAGCCCTTATTTGTCTTTGCCATTATGGTGGTTGCGGGAACCAAGCCTATCTTGCACTTCGCTACCCAAATTTTGCAGCAGATGGGTAAGGGCCTACAAAGTCTCTTTCGAATACAGCAAGCGCCTGCTCTTTATTTCTTAACCCTTAGCGTGACTCCACTATTAGGCTCGCTGATTACCGAGCCTGCAGCGATGACGCTTGCCGCCTTCTTATTACGCGACTTAGTCTATCGCCACAAATGCACTACCTATTTACTCTTTGGGACCCTAGGTGTTTTATTTGTCAATATCTCCATTGGTGGAACACTGACCAACTTTGCAGCGCCGCCAGTGTTAATGGTTGCTTCTACTTGGGGCTGGAGCTCAGCCTTCATGTTTGCCAACTTTGGCTTTGAGGCTTGTATCGCTATTGTGATTAATGCATTAGCAGTCACACTCCTCTTTCAAAAGCAATTAATTGAGCCAGAGCTAAATACTAAGCCAGTCCGCATCCCGGTCACCATTACAGCAATTCATCTCTTCTTTTTAGTTGGCATTGTTGGTTTTGCTCATGACCCCGTCATCTTTATGTGGCTCTTACTATTTTTTATTGGCTTTACGGCCGCGTACCCAAAACATCAAAGCCCCTTAATTTTGCGCGAGGCATTGTTAGTTGGATTCTTTCTAGCCGGTCTTGTCGTATTGGGGGCATTACAAGGTTGGTGGTTACAACCGATATTAGAAAAAATGAGTCCCACGGCGGTATTTTATGGAAGCCTGGCATTAACTGCGATTACAGACAATGCAGCACTGACTTATCTGGGCTCGCTGGTCACAGGCACTTCTCCAGAATTCAAATTAGCTTTGGTTGGTGGGGCTGTTGCGGGTGGTGGGCTTACGGTGATTGCTAATGCGCCCAATCCTGCTGGCTTGGCTATTTTGCGCCCCTATTTCCCGAATGCCGCCGTTTCTGCGGGGCTCCTATTTGTTGCCGCTGTTCCACCCACAATCGTAGCGATTATGGCGCTCAGACTTTTATAA
- the miaB gene encoding tRNA (N6-isopentenyl adenosine(37)-C2)-methylthiotransferase MiaB, whose protein sequence is MKKLYIKTFGCQMNEYDSGRMADLLHANDGMEITHTPEDADVVLLNTCSIREKAEDKVFSDLGRLRELKKIKPDLLIGVGGCVASQEGQQIISRAPYVDVVFGPQTLHRLSDLISQRRITGRPQVDISFPEIEKFDHLPASRQTKGSAYVSIMEGCSKYCSYCVVPYTRGEEVSRPFDDVLTEVAGLANQGVKEIVLLGQNVNAYLGKMGGTEEIADFALLIEYVAEIPGVERIRFTTSHPKEFTQRLIDVYAKVPKLVSHLHLPVQHASDSILSAMKRGYTCLEYKSIIRKMRAVRPDLTLSSDFIVGFPGETDADFAKLLQMVEELHFDNSFCFIFSPRPGTPAANLSDDTAHEIKLKRLQALLALVESQANQISQQMLGNTERVLIEGLAKDGINLQGRAANNRVIHFTTPESEQESLIGQMVDIHITEVLNFTLRGELVDALAPSH, encoded by the coding sequence ATGAAAAAACTCTATATCAAAACCTTCGGCTGTCAAATGAACGAGTATGACTCGGGCAGGATGGCCGACCTCTTGCATGCTAACGACGGCATGGAAATTACCCACACTCCGGAAGATGCCGATGTGGTCCTGCTCAATACCTGCTCCATACGTGAAAAAGCAGAAGATAAGGTATTTTCAGACTTAGGTCGTTTGCGTGAACTTAAAAAAATCAAGCCCGATTTATTGATTGGCGTTGGTGGCTGTGTTGCAAGCCAAGAAGGCCAACAAATTATTAGTAGAGCTCCTTATGTAGATGTGGTTTTTGGACCTCAAACATTGCACAGACTCTCAGACCTCATTTCGCAACGTCGCATCACTGGTAGGCCTCAGGTAGATATTTCTTTTCCAGAAATTGAAAAGTTTGACCACTTACCCGCCTCACGCCAAACCAAAGGATCTGCCTACGTCTCGATCATGGAAGGCTGCTCTAAATACTGTAGTTATTGCGTTGTTCCTTACACCCGTGGCGAAGAAGTATCGCGCCCATTTGATGACGTGCTTACCGAAGTGGCAGGCCTGGCTAATCAGGGCGTTAAAGAAATTGTTTTACTGGGTCAAAACGTCAATGCCTATTTAGGAAAGATGGGGGGCACAGAAGAAATTGCCGACTTCGCATTACTCATTGAGTACGTCGCAGAAATTCCTGGGGTAGAAAGAATTCGCTTTACAACAAGCCATCCAAAAGAATTTACCCAACGTTTAATTGACGTCTATGCCAAAGTACCCAAATTAGTAAGCCACCTTCACTTGCCGGTGCAACATGCCTCGGATAGCATACTGTCAGCTATGAAGCGGGGATACACCTGCCTGGAATATAAAAGCATCATTCGCAAGATGCGAGCGGTACGCCCTGACCTAACGCTTTCTAGTGACTTCATTGTCGGCTTTCCGGGGGAGACCGATGCGGATTTTGCCAAACTACTGCAAATGGTCGAAGAACTTCATTTTGATAACAGCTTTTGCTTTATTTTTAGCCCACGTCCGGGGACGCCTGCAGCTAATCTCAGCGATGACACTGCACATGAAATCAAGCTCAAACGCCTGCAGGCCTTGCTAGCCCTGGTGGAATCTCAAGCAAATCAAATTAGCCAACAAATGCTTGGCAATACAGAGCGAGTCTTAATTGAAGGTTTGGCAAAAGATGGTATCAATCTTCAGGGTCGTGCCGCCAATAATCGCGTCATTCACTTTACGACACCAGAGTCAGAACAGGAATCACTGATTGGTCAAATGGTCGACATCCACATTACTGAAGTGCTCAACTTCACCCTAAGAGGTGAATTGGTAGATGCCCTTGCCCCATCGCATTAA
- a CDS encoding rhodanese-like domain-containing protein, with protein sequence MQLKIGYQELIAQAMAEVDTLSLAEAKLILGDESTVFVDIRDIRELEREGMIPGAIHAPRGMLEFWVDPESPYYKPIFGEGKRLVLYCASAWRSALAAQTLQKMGVPGICHLEGGFGAWKKAELPVAEKQPKP encoded by the coding sequence ATGCAATTGAAAATAGGGTACCAAGAGCTCATTGCTCAAGCGATGGCAGAAGTAGATACGCTTTCTTTAGCGGAGGCGAAATTAATACTGGGCGACGAAAGTACTGTTTTTGTAGATATTCGTGATATTCGAGAGCTAGAGCGTGAGGGGATGATTCCAGGTGCAATTCATGCCCCGCGCGGCATGTTGGAATTTTGGGTGGATCCAGAAAGCCCTTATTACAAGCCTATTTTTGGTGAAGGTAAACGCCTAGTACTTTATTGCGCCTCTGCTTGGCGCTCTGCTTTAGCTGCCCAAACCCTTCAAAAAATGGGGGTTCCTGGTATTTGTCACCTTGAGGGCGGTTTTGGTGCCTGGAAAAAGGCTGAATTACCAGTAGCGGAGAAGCAGCCAAAGCCCTAG
- the htpG gene encoding molecular chaperone HtpG, translated as MTTVNKETLGFQAEVKQLLQLMIHSLYSNKEIFLRELISNASDASDKLRFEGIEHPDWYGDDPELKIKVSFDKAARTVTIADNGIGMSREEVISNLGTIARSGTKEFFSRLSGDQQKDAALIGQFGVGFYSAFIVADRITVETRRAGLPAQDGIRWESDGSGEFTVENVDLAQRGTSITMHLREGEDDFLSTQKLKSIIRKYSDHISLPIQMNKESWDEDKKEQVIQEEMESINQSSALWARSKSEITEEQYTEFYKHLSHDYEDPLCYSLNRVEGRSEFTQLLYIPTRAPFDLWDRNKRGGIKLYVKRVFIMEDAEQLLPMYLRFVTGVIDSVDLPLNVSREILQESRDVKVIRESSTKRVLSMLEDLANNDDELKKEKYRTFWTQFGQVLKEGIGEDQPNKERISKLLRFASTHADSADQAVSLAEYVARMKEGQDKIYYVTGDSFNAAKNSPHLEIFRKKGVEVLLLTDRVDEWMLSFFTEFDAKQMTSVAKGGLDLGSLSDEKEKQEHEATEKGFKDLLDRMKAVLEDKVKDVRVTFRLTDSPACLVSDEDELSGNLLRMLKAAGQQAPETKPILEINPEHPMLLKLKSDDKQFDQWTQILFDQALLAEGGQLNDPAAYVKRINQLLLA; from the coding sequence ATGACGACAGTAAATAAAGAGACTTTAGGCTTTCAGGCCGAAGTAAAGCAGCTTTTACAACTCATGATTCATTCCTTGTATTCCAATAAGGAAATTTTTCTCCGTGAATTAATCTCCAATGCATCTGATGCCTCTGATAAGTTGCGTTTTGAGGGTATTGAGCATCCAGACTGGTATGGGGATGATCCTGAGCTAAAGATTAAGGTGAGCTTTGATAAAGCTGCGCGCACTGTCACTATTGCTGACAACGGTATTGGGATGAGTCGTGAGGAAGTAATCTCCAATCTAGGTACGATTGCGCGGTCTGGCACCAAAGAGTTCTTCTCTAGGCTGTCGGGTGATCAGCAAAAAGATGCGGCTTTGATTGGTCAGTTTGGCGTTGGTTTTTATTCTGCTTTTATTGTGGCTGATCGTATTACCGTTGAGACTCGTCGCGCAGGATTACCTGCCCAGGATGGTATTCGCTGGGAGTCTGACGGCTCTGGCGAATTTACTGTAGAAAATGTCGATCTTGCACAGCGCGGCACTTCCATTACGATGCATTTACGCGAAGGGGAGGATGATTTCCTTTCCACTCAAAAGCTTAAATCGATTATTCGTAAATACTCCGACCACATCTCCTTACCTATTCAGATGAACAAGGAGTCATGGGACGAAGATAAAAAAGAGCAAGTCATTCAAGAGGAGATGGAGAGCATTAACCAATCAAGTGCACTGTGGGCGCGCTCTAAGTCAGAAATCACAGAAGAGCAATACACCGAGTTTTATAAACATCTATCACATGACTATGAAGACCCTCTGTGCTATTCATTAAACCGAGTAGAGGGGCGTAGTGAGTTTACTCAACTCCTATATATTCCTACACGGGCACCATTTGATTTATGGGATCGCAATAAGCGTGGCGGTATTAAGTTGTATGTAAAGCGAGTTTTCATCATGGAAGATGCAGAGCAATTGCTGCCCATGTACCTTCGCTTTGTGACGGGTGTGATTGACTCAGTTGATCTACCCTTAAACGTCTCTCGTGAAATTTTGCAAGAGTCACGCGATGTCAAAGTCATTCGAGAGAGCTCTACTAAGCGCGTGCTCAGTATGTTGGAAGATTTAGCCAATAATGACGATGAGCTTAAAAAAGAAAAGTATCGAACTTTTTGGACCCAATTTGGACAGGTCCTTAAAGAGGGTATTGGTGAAGATCAGCCCAATAAAGAGCGAATTTCTAAGTTACTCCGTTTTGCGAGTACCCATGCCGACTCTGCAGACCAAGCCGTTTCCTTGGCGGAGTATGTAGCTCGCATGAAAGAAGGCCAAGACAAGATTTATTACGTGACGGGTGATTCTTTTAACGCCGCTAAAAATAGCCCGCATTTAGAGATCTTCCGCAAAAAAGGAGTAGAAGTTTTATTGCTGACTGATCGCGTAGATGAGTGGATGCTGTCTTTCTTTACTGAGTTTGATGCTAAGCAGATGACTTCAGTGGCAAAGGGTGGCCTAGATTTAGGCAGCCTAAGCGATGAAAAAGAAAAGCAAGAGCACGAAGCAACTGAAAAGGGTTTTAAAGACTTGTTAGATCGGATGAAGGCGGTCTTGGAGGATAAGGTGAAAGATGTGCGCGTGACCTTCCGCTTAACCGATTCACCCGCATGCTTGGTATCTGATGAGGATGAGCTTTCCGGTAACCTATTGCGTATGCTCAAAGCTGCAGGGCAACAAGCGCCCGAGACAAAGCCGATTCTGGAAATTAATCCAGAGCATCCAATGCTCCTCAAGCTAAAGTCTGATGACAAGCAGTTTGATCAGTGGACACAGATCTTATTCGATCAAGCCCTGTTGGCAGAAGGTGGCCAGTTAAATGATCCTGCTGCTTACGTCAAACGGATTAATCAGCTATTGCTTGCTTAA